In the Campylobacter suis genome, ATAAATAAAATCATTCATAAAAACTTCACTTGTTACACAAATAACATTTTTACCCATATTTAGGCAAAAATTTCCTATTGAATGAAGTAAGTGAGTTTTACCAAGCCCACTCTCTCCGTAGATAAATAGTGGGTTATACTGCCCACCTGGTCTTTGAGCAACCTCTTTTGCTAGAAAAAATGCAACTTGATTTGTCTTACCAACAACAAAATTTTCAAATGTATAATCTTGTATCAAATTTGCACTTTTTATCTTTTTTACATCGACTTTACTTGCTTTTGAGCCAGCTTTGCGTATATTTTGTGTGGTTATATTTATAAGGGGTTTTCTGCCTGTTTTTACCTCATAAAAGTATGCTATTTTCTCAGCGTATTTTGTTTTTATAAATTTTGCTATAAGTTCGTTCGGGACATTATAAACTATAGTGTCGTCGCTTGATGCTTTTTCGTTAAATTTGAGCTGTTTTATGTAAAATTCATACTCATTTGGAGAGATTTTCTCTTTAAGCATCTCTAAAATTTCATTTGCAAGCAAAACTAAACCTTTTTTATATTAAAATACGCTAACTAAATATTGTAGCCAAAATTTGATAAAATATTTGTTAAATATGGTAAAAAGTTATTCACTTATGTGAAAAAAATGTGAATAACTAATGAAAAGGATAGTATGAAAATTCTAGGCATTGACCCAGGTTCGTGCAACTGTGGATACGCTATCATAGAAAAAACTGCGAGAAAAACCACACTTTTAGAAGCTGGACTTATCAAGATAAAACAAGATAGACTTCAATACCAAATCACCGAGCTTTGCGAGGGGCTTGATGTGATTTTTAAACATCATAGTTTTGAACATGTGGCGATTGAGGATATATTTTTTGCATTTAATCCAAAAACAGTCTTAAAGCTAGCACAGTTTCGCGGTGCATTAAGTCTTAAAATTTTACAACTACATGGCGATTTTGCTGAATACACACCACTTCAGGTAAAAAAAGCCGTCACTGGAAATGGCAAGGCTCAAAAGGAGCAAGTTGCTTTTATGGTAAAAAAAATGCTTGGCATTACAAAAGAGATAAAACCACTTGATATAACAGATGCTATTGCAGTTGCTTTAACTCATGCTAATACTATCCGTATAAGCTAAATTTCAGTTTTTTTACAGGTACTTGCAAAGAGTGCTCCGATGACATTTTGAATGATACTAAAAAGTGCTGCTGGAAGTGCCGATATAGCACCAAAATACTTCATCGCAAGTGCAGCACTAAGTCCTGAGTTTTGAACACCAACTTCTATCGCAAGTGTCCTAGCGGTTTTTGTATCAAAACCAAAAATTCTAGCACTAGCATAACCACAAAGCATACCAAGTGTATTATGAACTATTACGGCTATTATAACACCAATGCCTACGGTGGATAAATTTTGTGTATTTAAAGCAACTATCACAGCTACGATAAATATAATGGCACTCATTGAGATAAGTGGCATAGCACGCTTAAAAAAGTGTAAAAATTTACTAAAAAATGTATTAAGAAATATACCAACCACAAGTGGTAAAACAGTGATTTTTATAAGATCAAAAAGCATACTTTGTGTTGCAACTTCTACACTTTTTCCAAGATATAGCCAAGTAAGAAATGGCATTAATATACATGAAATAACGGTAGAAACTAAGGTCATACTAACAGAAAGTGCAAGATCGCCCTTGGCTAGATAGGTTAGTACATTTGAAGCTGTTCCACCAGCACTTGTACCTACTAAGACCATGCCTATTGTAAGGGACTGATTAAGTCCAAAAACTAGACTTATACCAAGTGCTATGAGTGGCATAAATATAAACTGGATAGCGACACCAAGTGCTATGGCGGACTTTTTGTTAGTAACACTTATAATGTCTGCAAAATTTAGCGTCATGCCCATGCCAAGCATTATGATCATTAAAAATGTAACGATATGCCCTTTAAAAGGGGTAAAAATTTCAGGGAAAAAATGTGCAAAAACTGAAAAAATAAGTGCGATACTAGGGTAAATAAGTGTTTGCATTAATATTTTTGTACTTTTTGTTTATGTAAAATTTGCATAGGTTTCCTTGAAAAATGAAAAATGTTTGGCGTATTTTACACAAAATTTTTTGATTTTTGATATATATTAAGCAAATTTTGTAATTTATGTTAAAATAAGCTTTCAGATAGTATAATCGCAAACTTAATTTATGTGTCAAAGTAGCTCAGCTGGTTAGAGCGCTGGTCTCATAAGCCGGAGGTCGGGAGTTCAAGTCTCCCCTTTGACACCAGAACAAAACCCCCTAAAATACAGCGTTTTAACAAGTTTTTATCAAAAAAAGGTTAGCAAATTTTTTGCTTAAATATTGTCGAAAATTAAACATTTTGACAACATTTAGGGCACACTTGGGGCACACTTAATTTTATATTATTTTTATAAGTTAATTTTAGAATTGTTTTATAAAAATAATCATATCTCCTTCGCTCTTCTCTCCCACCCTTTTTTATAAACAGCCAGTTTTTGATTTTTCTCTATTAGCCTGTTATAGTAAGCAAGCTCTAGCCTGTCATACTCTTTATTAAATTTAGCTTCATCATAGCTATTTAATGCTCTTAGTGTTTGAGCTCCAAAATAGCCATCATCAACCACTCCAACAACTCTTTGAGCTATTTTAATAGCCTGCCTTACTCCAGCATTTACCGCAAAGCAAAATATCTCATTTGCACAATGCTGACTAATTATCTCATCGCCTCTTATTTTATCCCAGAAGTTAATCCTGTAAAACTTAGCCACCATCTCTTTTAGATTTTCATCTTGATGTAGTGCTATGCTTGCCTTTTTTATATCGCCTAGCATTCTAAGAGTATCTTTTATTATGAGCCAACCAGCCCAACCAGGGTGTGCTATCTCATAAATGCCCATAAATGTTAGTCCATTCTCGGTTGAGTTTTTATGTAGTGCGGTGCTTGGGTTCTCAAATTCAAAGCCTAGCATTAGCTTATAAGCATTGTTAAAATTTGCCATTATTGTTTTAAAGAGAGATTTGATATAATTTTGCTAGAGGTTAGG is a window encoding:
- the ruvC gene encoding crossover junction endodeoxyribonuclease RuvC, which codes for MKILGIDPGSCNCGYAIIEKTARKTTLLEAGLIKIKQDRLQYQITELCEGLDVIFKHHSFEHVAIEDIFFAFNPKTVLKLAQFRGALSLKILQLHGDFAEYTPLQVKKAVTGNGKAQKEQVAFMVKKMLGITKEIKPLDITDAIAVALTHANTIRIS
- a CDS encoding bile acid:sodium symporter family protein; amino-acid sequence: MQTLIYPSIALIFSVFAHFFPEIFTPFKGHIVTFLMIIMLGMGMTLNFADIISVTNKKSAIALGVAIQFIFMPLIALGISLVFGLNQSLTIGMVLVGTSAGGTASNVLTYLAKGDLALSVSMTLVSTVISCILMPFLTWLYLGKSVEVATQSMLFDLIKITVLPLVVGIFLNTFFSKFLHFFKRAMPLISMSAIIFIVAVIVALNTQNLSTVGIGVIIAVIVHNTLGMLCGYASARIFGFDTKTARTLAIEVGVQNSGLSAALAMKYFGAISALPAALFSIIQNVIGALFASTCKKTEI
- a CDS encoding putative peptidoglycan-binding domain-containing protein, which gives rise to MANFNNAYKLMLGFEFENPSTALHKNSTENGLTFMGIYEIAHPGWAGWLIIKDTLRMLGDIKKASIALHQDENLKEMVAKFYRINFWDKIRGDEIISQHCANEIFCFAVNAGVRQAIKIAQRVVGVVDDGYFGAQTLRALNSYDEAKFNKEYDRLELAYYNRLIEKNQKLAVYKKGWERRAKEI